One genomic segment of Chelonia mydas isolate rCheMyd1 chromosome 1, rCheMyd1.pri.v2, whole genome shotgun sequence includes these proteins:
- the LDHB gene encoding L-lactate dehydrogenase B chain isoform X1 produces the protein MLGGGTIKNQQDTPLNTMATLQEKLITPVAAESTHPNNKITVVGVGQVGMACAISILGKSLCDELALVDVLEDKLKGEMMDLQHGSLFLQTHKIVADKDYAVTANSKIVVVTAGVRQQEGESRLNLVQRNVNVFKFIIPQIIKYSPNCTILVVSNPVDILTYVTWKLSGLPKHRVIGSGCNLDSARFRHLMAEKLGIHPTSCHGWILGEHGDSSVAVWSGVNVAGVSLQELNPAMGTDRDSENWKEVHKLVVDSAYEVIKLKGYTNWAIGFSVADLIESMLKNLCRVHPVSTMVKGMYGIENEVFLSLPCVLSASGLTSVINQKLKDEEVAQLKKSADTLWSIQKDLKDL, from the exons ATGCTGGGGGGGGGAACGATCAAAAACCAACAGGACACCCCTTTG AATACAATGGCTACTTTACAAGAGAAACTGATTACACCAGTTGCAGCAGAATCCACCCACCCTAACAATAAGATCACTGTAGTGGGGGTTGGCCAAGTTGGAATGGCCTGTGCCATCAGCATTCTTGGAAAG AGTCTTTGTGATGAGCTTGCTCTGGTTGATGTTTTGGAAGACAAACTAAAAGGAGAAATGATGGATCTGCAACATGGGAGCTTGTTCCTCCAAACTCATAAGATTGTGGCAGACAAAG ATTATGCTGTCACAGCCAATTCTAAGATTGTGGTAGTAACTGCAGGAGTTCGTCAGCAAGAAGGGGAGAGTCGCCTGAACCTGGTCCAGAGGAATGTGAATGTCTTCAAATTTATTATTCCTCAGATTATCAAGTATAGTCCCAATTGCACCATCCTTGTGGTTTCCAACCCAG TGGATATATTGACCTATGTCACCTGGAAGCTAAGTGGGCTGCCCAAACATCGTGTGATTGGAAGTGGTTGCAATCTAGATTCAGCTAGATTTCGCCATCTGATGGCTGAAAAACTTGGCATTCACCCCACCAGCTGCCATGGCTGGATCTTAGGAGAACATGGTGATTCTAGTG TGGCTGTTTGGAGTGGAGTGAATGTGGCAGGCGTTTCCCTCCAGGAGCTTAACCCGGCCATGGGTACTGACAGAGACAGTGAGAATTGGAAGGAAGTCCACAAACTCGTGGTTGACAG TGCCTATGAAGTGATAAAACTTAAAGGGTACACTAACTGGGCCATTGGCTTTAGTGTTGCTGATCTAATTGAGTCTATGCTGAAAAATCTGTGCCGGGTTCACCCAGTGTCAACCATGGTGAAG GGCATGTATGGCATAGAGAATGAAGTCTTCTTGAGCCTTCCTTGTGTGTTAAGTGCCTCTGGATTAACAAGCGTAATCAACCAAAAGCTGAAGGATGAAGAGGTGGCTCAGCTCAAGAAGAGTGCAGATACATTGTGGAGCATCCAGAAAGATCTCAAGGATCTGTAA
- the LDHB gene encoding L-lactate dehydrogenase B chain isoform X2: MATLQEKLITPVAAESTHPNNKITVVGVGQVGMACAISILGKSLCDELALVDVLEDKLKGEMMDLQHGSLFLQTHKIVADKDYAVTANSKIVVVTAGVRQQEGESRLNLVQRNVNVFKFIIPQIIKYSPNCTILVVSNPVDILTYVTWKLSGLPKHRVIGSGCNLDSARFRHLMAEKLGIHPTSCHGWILGEHGDSSVAVWSGVNVAGVSLQELNPAMGTDRDSENWKEVHKLVVDSAYEVIKLKGYTNWAIGFSVADLIESMLKNLCRVHPVSTMVKGMYGIENEVFLSLPCVLSASGLTSVINQKLKDEEVAQLKKSADTLWSIQKDLKDL, from the exons ATGGCTACTTTACAAGAGAAACTGATTACACCAGTTGCAGCAGAATCCACCCACCCTAACAATAAGATCACTGTAGTGGGGGTTGGCCAAGTTGGAATGGCCTGTGCCATCAGCATTCTTGGAAAG AGTCTTTGTGATGAGCTTGCTCTGGTTGATGTTTTGGAAGACAAACTAAAAGGAGAAATGATGGATCTGCAACATGGGAGCTTGTTCCTCCAAACTCATAAGATTGTGGCAGACAAAG ATTATGCTGTCACAGCCAATTCTAAGATTGTGGTAGTAACTGCAGGAGTTCGTCAGCAAGAAGGGGAGAGTCGCCTGAACCTGGTCCAGAGGAATGTGAATGTCTTCAAATTTATTATTCCTCAGATTATCAAGTATAGTCCCAATTGCACCATCCTTGTGGTTTCCAACCCAG TGGATATATTGACCTATGTCACCTGGAAGCTAAGTGGGCTGCCCAAACATCGTGTGATTGGAAGTGGTTGCAATCTAGATTCAGCTAGATTTCGCCATCTGATGGCTGAAAAACTTGGCATTCACCCCACCAGCTGCCATGGCTGGATCTTAGGAGAACATGGTGATTCTAGTG TGGCTGTTTGGAGTGGAGTGAATGTGGCAGGCGTTTCCCTCCAGGAGCTTAACCCGGCCATGGGTACTGACAGAGACAGTGAGAATTGGAAGGAAGTCCACAAACTCGTGGTTGACAG TGCCTATGAAGTGATAAAACTTAAAGGGTACACTAACTGGGCCATTGGCTTTAGTGTTGCTGATCTAATTGAGTCTATGCTGAAAAATCTGTGCCGGGTTCACCCAGTGTCAACCATGGTGAAG GGCATGTATGGCATAGAGAATGAAGTCTTCTTGAGCCTTCCTTGTGTGTTAAGTGCCTCTGGATTAACAAGCGTAATCAACCAAAAGCTGAAGGATGAAGAGGTGGCTCAGCTCAAGAAGAGTGCAGATACATTGTGGAGCATCCAGAAAGATCTCAAGGATCTGTAA